In Populus trichocarpa isolate Nisqually-1 chromosome 7, P.trichocarpa_v4.1, whole genome shotgun sequence, the following proteins share a genomic window:
- the LOC7490177 gene encoding uncharacterized protein LOC7490177: protein MVIPPPVRAPRVTQFLKPYVLKMHFTNQYVNAQVTHSPTATVASAASSQEKALRSTMENTRDVAAAAKIGKILGERLLLKDIPAVTVFLNRNQKYHGKVKAVIDSLREVGIKII from the coding sequence ATGGTTATTCCACCCCCAGTTAGGGCACCCAGAGTTACTCAGTTTCTGAAGCCCTATGTTCTGAAGATGCATTTCACAAACCAGTATGTGAATGCCCAAGTGACCCACTCACCAACAGCCACAGTAGCATCTGCTGCAAGCTCACAGGAGAAGGCCCTGAGATCAACCATGGAAAATACCCGAGATGTGGCAGCTGCTGCCAAGATTGGGAAGATACTAGGAGAGCGCCTGCTGCTCAAGGATATACCTGCTGTTACTGTTTTCCTGAACAGAAATCAGAAATACCATGGAAAGGTGAAAGCTGTGATTGATTCCTTAAGAGAAGTTGgtatcaaaattatttga
- the LOC7466762 gene encoding RNA polymerase II transcriptional coactivator KIWI, which yields MSGRGGKRAAAAREEEGSGADDNYAQQPPAKKPTKADNSSSDNSDEIVVCEIGRNRRVTVRNWRGKINVDIREFYPKDGNLLPGKKGITLSLDQWNMLRDHVEEIDKALGHS from the exons ATGTCCGGAAGAGGAGGAAagagagcagcagcagcaagggaGGAGGAAGGAAGTGGGGCTGATGACAACTATGCTCAACAACCACCGGCCAAGAAACCCACCAAGGCTGACAACTCATCCTCTGATAACTCTGATGAAATTGTTGTTTGTGAG ATAGGGAGGAATAGGAGAGTGACAGTCAGGAACTGGAGAGGAAAGATTAATGTCGATATTCGTGAGTTTTATCCCAAAGATGGCAACCTTCTCCCTGGCAAAAAAG GTATTACCTTATCATTGGATCAG TGGAACATGCTCCGTGATCATGTGGAAGAAATTGACAAGGCTCTTGGTCATTCTTAG
- the LOC7466763 gene encoding uncharacterized protein LOC7466763, whose protein sequence is MSFQYPFRNFSVGASLSSVPEKIPYDPLTSTTPQNTVTCAYQAYVAGYWRNLTVFWCKNHMNHTLNLIINNLEGEVCCNCKIDLKPWLFWSKKGSKSFELEGCQVDLHWDFRSAKFAGSPEPASDYYVAVVSDEEIVLSLGDYKKKAYKRANARPPLVEAILYLKKEHVFHKKTFSTRAKFDEKKHEHDIIVESSTGGPRDPEMWISMDGIIMIHVRNLQWKFRGNQTVMLSRQPVQVFWDVHDWLFTAPGTGHGLFIFKPGVSESEDDRDSSSYGAQSDTSDGSMYFSTRSVSATPEFCLFLYAWKIE, encoded by the coding sequence ATGTCTTTCCAATATCCATTTAGAAACTTCTCAGTGGGAGCTTCCTTATCATCTGTACCAGAAAAAATACCATATGATCCATTGACAAGTACAACGCCTCAGAATACCGTCACGTGCGCCTACCAGGCTTATGTTGCAGGTTATTGGCGTAACCTCACGGTTTTTTGGTGCAAGAACCATATGAATCACACCCTCAACCTCATTATCAATAACCTTGAAGGTGAAGTTTGTTGCAATTGCAAGATTGACCTTAAGCCTTGGCTTTTCTGGAGCAAAAAAGGGAGTAAGTCCTTCGAGCTTGAAGGGTGCCAAGTAGATTTACATTGGGATTTCCGATCAGCTAAATTTGCTGGGAGTCCTGAGCCGGCTAGTGATTATTATGTTGCTGTAGTTTCAGACGAAGAGATTGTATTATCGTTGGGAGATTACAAGAAAAAGGCTTATAAGAGAGCGAATGCAAGACCACCACTTGTTGAGGCTATCTTATATTTGAAAAAGGAACACGTATTTCACAAGAAAACCTTCTCAACCAGAGCTAAATTCGACGAAAAGAAACATGAGCATGATATTATTGTAGAGAGTTCTACAGGAGGGCCAAGAGATCCTGAAATGTGGATTAGCATGGATGGAATCATCATGATTCATGTTCGGAATTTACAGTGGAAATTCAGAGGGAACCAAACTGTGATGTTGAGCAGGCAACCAGTTCAAGTGTTCTGGGATGTCCATGATTGGCTGTTTACTGCCCCTGGGACTGGCCATGGCTTGTTCATATTCAAACCAGGGGTTTCAGAATCAGAAGATGACAGGGATAGCAGCAGTTATGGTGCCCAGAGTGATACCAGTGATGGGAGTATGTATTTTTCAACCAGGAGTGTCTCAGCAACACCGGAATTCTGCCTTTTCCTTTACGCCTGGAAGATCGAGTAA
- the LOC18100926 gene encoding ubinuclein-1 isoform X2 produces MNKPISSTHCQPKKRRNNIQKAKEEKDDDHVRNKHAKLGHASMDIATRNKPLVEPFPTNSQSLAADGEHHHDGKLHSLTYPVGSSDKKPAALDIRSENSSYSGITNRDEYISCTRLNNTEKQMNGVLQPVNLGRSVKDTGELSVVAYEKNQENYAPSQLGLQSKRLASKTSNTSSSKFSQRNKKGRHELPDLNLPQYPVQAEKKTAIILPKDVSSLQLKGSTLERAIRDLEKVVAESRPRNIEVQDTDASSTAIKRRLPSEVKQKLAKVAKLAQSSQGKISEELINRLMSILGHLIQLRTLKKNLREMVEMEPTAKQEKADRFQLIRREVMEMIELQQASKREKAGGDFQKAIIDEEKGAMDEKDVMDNKMEDKICDLYELFVQGMDEDKGPHIRKLYVELAELWPDGSMDNHGIKNAIYRAKERRKTFYNNEKVQEKARLEEVSKCWKDINVGGKATSVAQAKRAQEGHSTPAAITQYLSGPAKPLPPFLKGRNDDSPKQEKLEKMTFPMLKEQMKQQRREFNRGLKKSSPKVDKESHMSHKQEVEQQDGLKHHLTTSSSSLGQQN; encoded by the exons AT GAACAAACCGATCTCATCCACTCACTGCCAgccaaagaaaagaaggaataatATACAAAAAGCTAAAGAAGAGAAGGATGATGATCATGTAAGAAATAAACATGCAAAATTAGGTCATGCAAGTATGGATATTGCTACAAGGAATAAACCTCTGGTTGAACCATTTCCAACCAACTCTCAGAGTTTAGCTGCTGATGGTGAACATCATCATGATGGGAAACTGCATTCATTGACTTATCCCGTAGGATCTTCTGACAAAAAGCCTGCTGCTCTTGATATAAGATCTGAAAATTCATCTTATTCAGGAATAACAAACAGGGATGAGTACATCTCCTGCACAAGACTGAATAACACTGAAAAACAGATGAATGGAGTCCTCCAGCCTGTGAATTTGGGTAGAAGTGTGAAAGATACAGGTGAATTATCTGTAGTTGCATATGAAAAGAATCAAGAAAACTATGCTCCCAGCCAACTTGGGCTGCAATCGAAAAGATTAGCTAGTAAAACCAGCAATACATCCTCTTCCAAATTTTctcaaagaaacaagaaaggaaGACATGAACTGCCTGACCTGAATCTTCCTCAGTATCCAGTGCAAGCTGAAAAG AAAACTGCCATCATACTTCCAAAGGATGTTTCTAGCTTGCAGCTTAAGGGTAGTACGCTTGAAAGGGCCATCAGGGATTTAGAGAAAGTGGTTGCAGAAT CTAGACCGCGGAATATTGAAGTTCAGGATACTGATGCCTCATCCACAGCTATCAAAAGAAGATTGCCTTCTGAAGTGAAGCAGAAGCTTGCTAAAGTTGCCAAGCTAGCG CAGTCAAGCCAAGGAAAAATATCAGAGGAATTAATCAATCGCCTTATGAGTATTCTTGGGCATTTAATTCAGCTCAGGACACTGAAG AAAAATCTGAGAGAAATGGTTGAAATGGAACCAACAGCAAAGCAAGAGAAAGCTGACAGATTCCAGCTTATTAGAAGGGAGGTCATGGAGATGATAGAACTGCAG CAGGCAtctaaaagagagaaagcagGTGGTGACTTTCAGAAAGCAattattgatgaagaaaaaggagCTATGGATGAGAAGGATGTTATGGACAATAAGATGGAAGATAAGATATGTGATCTTTATGAGCTATTTGTTCAG GGGATGGATGAAGACAAAGGTCCACATATCAGAAAGTTGTATGTTGAG CTTGCGGAACTGTGGCCTGATGGATCTATGGACAACCATGGGATAAAAAATGCTATTTATAGGGCAAAGGAGCGTAGAAAAACATTCTACAATAATGAGAAG GTCCAAGAAAAAGCAAGGTTGGAAGAGGTGTCCAAATGCTGGAAGGATATTAATGTTGGTGGGAAAGCAACTTCAGTTGCTCAAGCAAAACGTGCACAAGAAGGACACAGCACCCCAGCAGCCATCACTCAGTACCTCTCTGGACCTGCAAAACCTCTTCCTCCATTCCTAAAAGGCCGTAATGATGATTCTCCTAAACAAGAGAAGCTTGAGAAAATGACATTTCCTATGTTGAAAGAACAAATGAAGCAGCAAAGGAGGGAGTTTAATCgtggattaaaaaaatcttctccAAAAGTGGACAAGGAATCTCACATGTCCCACAAGCAGGAGGTTGAGCAGCAAGATGGCTTGAAACACCATCTGACCACCTCTTCTTCAAGCTTGGGACAGCAGAACTGA